A window of the Oncorhynchus masou masou isolate Uvic2021 chromosome 13, UVic_Omas_1.1, whole genome shotgun sequence genome harbors these coding sequences:
- the LOC135552028 gene encoding putative tyrosine carboxypeptidase MATCAP2 → MLESINVTERLYWPETEQSKKFLLSSMVPVEMEISKKYSSPRVPDKRPVSPTQVCLEKLSSSILKDLFTTGTSSYNVLLQAEEEERQSPKHSPYRRPKKTVRCASTTCRSHDSHRHPSVTPLLLLGQQGSGDTRLSSHHHVFSSASGGRPSGPKPAHSIKVLGSTTCLSPSPVSRPRKTCFTSSPRTKLPSLPRGGVMREGENAGVKKLCILTAIKPSNVEREKVKFFKSDFSYNPQFEYSNPVSPLVLARHNNASDRFLTQAVRIMELALQKYGNYEKFEQATGGNLLTKGRIWYLVKKYMEKEGCIGEIVVNVTDDLLSRASMTVVNSRPTLTINIATAREHWLEGMLRHEISTHYFRGINNAQQPWSSGVGRKKHNLRPLNPTEEGLASIHSVLFRKDPTLWRAALLYYTVYQASRMSFSQLFHSLGRFVQDPNTRWDYCVRAKRGQSDTAQPGCFRKDQVYLDGILKILRHRERINFQLLMSLGKVSYEDVDRLKSLALMEHVRIPHFLQDMACYAEQLEKIMEVNQLTDEELRVLI, encoded by the exons ATGCTCGAATCAATAAACGTCACTG AAAGGCTCTATTGGCCAGAGACGGAGCAGTCTAAGAAGTTCCTCCTTAGCTCGATGGTGCCGGTAGAGATGGAGATCTCTAAGAAGTACTCGAGCCCCAGGGTGCCAGACAAGCGGCCTGTGAGCCCCACTCAGGTGTGCCTAGAGAAGCTGTCATCCAGCATCCTCAAGGACCTCTTCACCACGGGAACCAGCAGCTACAATGTACTCCTGCAggccgaggaggaggagagacagagcccCAAGCACTCCCCGTACCGCAGGCCCAAGAAGACTGTGAGATGTGCCTCTACAACCTGCAGGTCACACGACAGCCACCGCCATCCGTCTGTAACTCCTCTGTTACTGTTGGGCCAGCAGGGCAGCGGAGACACCAGGCTCTCCTCCCACCACCATGTCTTCTCCTCCGCCTCAGGGGGCCGCCCCAGCGGGCCCAAGCCAGCCCACAGCATCAAGGTCCTGGGTAGCACCACATGCCTGtcccccagccctgtctcccgGCCCCGGAAAACATGCTTCACCAGCTCACCCCGTACCAAGCTGCCCTCTCTGCCCAGAGGAGGGGTGATGCGGGAAGGGGAGAATGCCGGGGTCAAGAAGCTCTGCATCCTCACTGCCATCAAGCCGTCCAAcgtggagagggagaaggtgaAGTTCTTCAAGTCGGACTTCAGCTACAATCCTCAGTTTGAGTACAGCAACCCTGTGTCTCCGCTGGTGCTGGCTCGCCACAACAACGCCTCCGACCGCTTTCTGACACAG GCGGTGCGTATCATGGAGTTGGCCCTCCAGAAGTATGGGAACTATGAGAAGTTTGAGCAGGCCACAGGGGGAAACTTGCTCACCAAGGGCCGGATCTGGTACCTGGTCAAGAAGTACATGGAAAAGGAGGGCTGTATTGGAGAG ATAGTGGTCAATGTGACAGACGACCTCCTCTCCAGAGCGTCCATGACGGTGGTGAACAGCCGGCCCACTCTGACCATCAACATTGCCACAGCCCGGGAACACTGGCTGGAGGGCATGCTACGACATGAGATCA GCACACACTACTTCCGGGGCATCAACAACGCCCAGCAGCCGTGGAGCAGCGGAGTCGGCAGGAAAAAGCACAACCTCCGACCTTTGAACCCTACTGAGGAGGGGCTGGCCAGCATCCACTCTGTCCTGTTCCGTAAGGACCCTACCCTGTGGAGGGCTGCCTTGCTCTACTACACTGTGTACCAGGCCAGCCGCATGTCCTTCTCTCAGCTGTTCCACAGCCTGGGACGCTTCGTCCAGGACCCCAACACACGCTGGGACTATTGTGTACGAGCCAAGAGGGGGCAGAGCGACACCGCACAGCCTG GCTGTTTCAGGAAGGACCAGGTGTACCTGGACGGCATCCTGAAGATcctaagacacagagagaggattaACTTCCAGCTGCTCATGTCCCTGGGGAAG gTGTCGTACGAGGACGTGGATCGTCTGAAAAGCTTGGCGCTGATGGAGCATGTGAGGATACCTCACTTCTTGCAGGACATGGCGTGCTACGCTGAACAGCTGGAGAAGATCATGGAGGTCAACCAGCTGACTGACGAGGAGCTCAGGGTGCTCATCTGA